A window of the Scyliorhinus torazame isolate Kashiwa2021f chromosome 12, sScyTor2.1, whole genome shotgun sequence genome harbors these coding sequences:
- the dynll2b gene encoding dynein, light chain, LC8-type 2b, giving the protein MSDRKAVIKNADMSEDMQQDAVDCATQAMEKYNIEKDIAAFIKKEFDKKYNPTWHCIVGRNFGSYVTHETKHFIYFYLGQVAILLFKSG; this is encoded by the exons ATGTCCGATAGGAAGGCTGTGATCAAAAATGCTGACATGTCGGAAGATATGCAACAAGACGCGGTAGACTGTGCAACACAAGCGATGGAGAAATACAACATCGAAAAGGACATTGCTGCCTTTATCAAAAAG GAGTTTGACAAGAAATACAATCCAACATGGCACTGCATTGTTGGCAGAAACTTCGGTAGTTACGTCACACATGAGACAAAACATTTCATCTATTTTTACCTGGGTCAGGTTGCAATTCTTCTATTCAAGTCTGGCTAA